A stretch of the Mycolicibacterium celeriflavum genome encodes the following:
- a CDS encoding DUF1214 domain-containing protein → MSGETVVTSRNPMAWLPFSVAEAAFSTNGDSDMQAAWSHLLDQLTAVGSLVASNATNGNRVDYASGMRHLLVLLAVGIDEALRADPDPLLAVSRTSTDDILTWGMECPDCIYLRATLQGGETYRLFGNRGTARYVGLQTMNGIASTANCLVDDLEVGPDGDFEVVLSADEQVGNWLRLEGENPTLVVRHFFYDWDAEEPSSLQIERIGDEINRHHRVSISDIAVAQQIRALGDFVHENVRFFLEFNAGPPRNGFMPAIDRTEIGAAAENRPVIGRYELEPDEALILEVEPPDGIYWSFSLGNQWWETIHYGRHQSSLNAHQATVDSDGLVRVVISSRDPGVANWLDTAGHSNGAMILRCVRTATAPTPATRVVKVTDVPSVLPADTAMVSAEQRAATVAARRRAVHRRFSA, encoded by the coding sequence ATGAGCGGAGAAACTGTCGTGACCAGCCGAAACCCGATGGCGTGGCTGCCGTTCTCCGTCGCCGAGGCGGCGTTCTCCACCAACGGCGATTCCGATATGCAGGCCGCGTGGTCGCATCTGCTGGACCAGTTGACCGCAGTCGGAAGCCTCGTCGCATCCAACGCAACCAACGGCAACCGCGTCGACTACGCGTCGGGTATGAGGCACCTGTTGGTGCTACTGGCGGTCGGAATCGACGAGGCACTGCGGGCCGATCCCGACCCGCTTCTCGCGGTGTCCCGTACAAGTACCGACGACATTCTCACCTGGGGTATGGAATGCCCCGACTGCATTTACCTGCGTGCCACCCTGCAAGGCGGTGAAACGTACCGACTCTTCGGTAACCGGGGCACAGCCCGATACGTCGGACTGCAGACCATGAACGGGATCGCATCGACCGCCAACTGCCTGGTCGACGACCTCGAGGTCGGTCCGGACGGTGACTTCGAAGTGGTGCTGTCGGCTGACGAGCAGGTGGGAAACTGGCTTCGCCTCGAGGGCGAGAATCCGACGTTGGTGGTGCGACATTTCTTCTACGACTGGGACGCGGAAGAGCCGTCTTCGCTGCAGATCGAACGCATCGGCGATGAAATCAATCGGCACCACCGGGTGTCGATATCCGATATAGCTGTGGCACAACAGATCCGGGCTCTGGGTGACTTCGTTCACGAAAACGTACGATTCTTCCTGGAGTTCAACGCCGGTCCGCCGCGCAACGGCTTCATGCCGGCCATCGACCGCACCGAGATCGGTGCCGCTGCGGAGAACCGTCCGGTCATCGGGCGCTACGAACTCGAACCCGATGAGGCGTTGATCCTCGAGGTCGAGCCTCCCGACGGCATCTATTGGAGTTTTTCGCTGGGAAATCAGTGGTGGGAGACCATCCACTACGGCCGTCATCAATCCAGTCTCAATGCGCATCAGGCTACGGTCGACAGCGATGGGCTGGTGCGTGTAGTGATCAGCTCACGCGATCCCGGCGTCGCCAATTGGCTTGATACAGCGGGACACAGCAACGGCGCCATGATCTTGCGGTGTGTGCGAACGGCGACGGCCCCCACGCCGGCCACTCGCGTGGTGAAGGTCACCGATGTGCCGTCAGTACTTCCTGCCGATACGGCGATGGTCTCCGCCGAACAGCGAGCAGCCACGGTCGCGGCACGTCGGCGTGCGGTTCACAGGAGATTCTCCGCATGA
- the ppc gene encoding phosphoenolpyruvate carboxylase, which yields MAEVAGLEPIGAVKRTRVGRDATEPMREDIRLLGAILGDTVREQNGEQVFDLVERARVESFRVRRSEIDRGELADMFDGIEIRQAIPIIRAFTHFALLANVAEDIHRERRRAVHVEAGEPPQDSSLAATYAKLDSVDLKPGAVAEALAGALVSPVITAHPTETRRRTIFDTQHRITELMRLRLHGHVRTDDGRDIEHELRRHILTLWQTALVRLSRLKIQDEIETGLRYYPAAFFEVIPQVNADVRAELQARWPDAGLLVEPIVRPGSWIGGDRDGNPNVTAEVVRLATSNAAYRALDHYFAEITALEEELSMSGRLVRISDDLAALAARCDEPARADEPYRRALRVIHARLTSTAKEILDQQPEHELDLGLERYQTSTELLADLDIVDDSLRANGSAVLADDRLARLREAVHTFGFHLCGLDMRQNSEVHEEVIAELLAWAGVHPDYRSLAEAERVQLLAGELATRRPLVNEGAALSELARKELDIVVAAARAVRVFGPLAVPNYIISMCESVSDMLEAAILLKEAGLLDVSAEKPYAPVGIVPLFETIDDLQRGSSILEAALDLPVYRSIVSARDDSQEVMLGYSDSNKDGGYLAANWALYRAELDLVESARKTGIRLRLFHGRGGTVGRGGGPSYDAILAQPPGAVNGSLRITEQGEVIAAKYAEPQIAHRNLETLVAATLEATLLDVEGLGDAAGPAYEVLDDLAGRAQRAYAELVHETPGFVDYFKASTPVSEIGALNIGSRPSSRKPTTSISDLRAIPWVLAWSQSRVMLPGWYGTGSAFEEYVGEGPEKEARVEVLQDLYRRWPFFRTVLSNMAQVLAKSDLGLAARYSELVDDEELRRRVFDKIAAEHARTIRMHKLITGQDDLLADNPALARSVFNRFPYLEPLNHLQVELLRRYRSGDDDELVQRGILLTMSGLATALRNSG from the coding sequence ATGGCTGAAGTCGCCGGACTGGAACCGATCGGCGCCGTGAAGCGCACCCGGGTGGGCCGCGACGCCACCGAGCCGATGCGCGAGGACATCCGGCTGCTCGGCGCGATACTCGGCGACACCGTGCGCGAGCAGAACGGCGAGCAGGTGTTCGACCTCGTCGAGCGCGCCCGCGTCGAGTCGTTTCGGGTGCGCCGCTCGGAGATCGACCGCGGGGAGCTCGCCGACATGTTCGACGGCATCGAGATCCGCCAGGCGATCCCCATCATCCGCGCCTTCACCCACTTCGCGCTACTGGCCAACGTCGCCGAGGACATTCACCGGGAACGTCGCCGGGCCGTGCACGTGGAGGCGGGCGAGCCCCCACAGGACAGCAGCCTGGCCGCCACCTACGCCAAACTCGACTCGGTCGATTTGAAGCCGGGCGCCGTCGCCGAGGCGCTTGCGGGGGCGTTGGTGTCGCCGGTGATCACCGCGCATCCGACCGAGACCCGGCGTCGCACGATCTTCGACACGCAACACCGCATCACCGAACTGATGCGGCTGCGGCTGCACGGCCACGTTCGCACCGACGACGGTCGCGACATCGAGCACGAATTGCGCCGCCACATCCTCACGCTGTGGCAGACCGCGCTGGTTCGGTTGTCGCGGTTGAAGATTCAAGACGAAATCGAGACCGGTCTGCGGTACTACCCGGCGGCGTTCTTCGAAGTCATCCCTCAGGTGAATGCCGACGTGCGCGCGGAACTACAGGCTCGCTGGCCCGACGCGGGACTACTCGTCGAGCCGATCGTGCGGCCCGGGTCGTGGATCGGCGGCGATCGCGACGGCAATCCGAACGTCACCGCCGAGGTGGTTCGCCTTGCCACCTCCAACGCCGCGTACAGGGCGCTGGACCACTATTTCGCCGAGATCACCGCGCTGGAAGAGGAGTTGTCGATGTCGGGGCGGTTGGTCCGGATCAGCGACGACCTCGCCGCGCTGGCCGCCCGGTGCGACGAGCCTGCGCGGGCCGACGAACCCTACCGGCGAGCGCTGCGCGTGATCCACGCCCGCCTCACGTCAACCGCCAAGGAGATCCTGGACCAGCAGCCGGAACACGAACTCGACCTGGGTCTCGAGCGCTACCAGACGTCCACCGAACTGCTAGCCGACCTGGATATTGTCGATGATTCGCTGCGCGCCAACGGAAGCGCAGTGCTGGCCGATGATCGGCTGGCGCGGCTGCGAGAAGCGGTGCACACCTTCGGTTTTCACCTGTGCGGCCTGGACATGCGGCAGAACTCCGAAGTGCACGAGGAGGTCATCGCCGAGCTTCTCGCCTGGGCCGGTGTGCACCCGGACTACCGATCGCTGGCTGAGGCGGAGCGGGTGCAATTGCTGGCAGGGGAGCTGGCGACGCGGCGACCGCTGGTCAACGAGGGGGCCGCCCTGTCCGAACTGGCCCGCAAAGAACTCGACATCGTGGTGGCGGCCGCGCGGGCAGTACGAGTGTTCGGGCCGCTGGCGGTGCCGAACTACATCATCTCGATGTGCGAGTCGGTTTCGGACATGCTGGAGGCTGCCATTCTCCTCAAGGAAGCCGGCCTGCTGGACGTGTCGGCTGAAAAGCCATACGCCCCAGTGGGCATCGTGCCGCTGTTCGAGACCATCGACGATCTGCAACGTGGATCGTCGATCCTCGAAGCGGCGCTTGACCTTCCGGTGTACCGATCGATCGTGTCCGCGCGTGACGACAGCCAGGAAGTGATGCTCGGCTACTCCGACTCCAACAAGGACGGCGGCTATCTGGCGGCGAACTGGGCGCTGTACCGAGCCGAACTCGACCTGGTCGAATCCGCACGCAAGACCGGAATCCGGTTGCGCCTCTTCCACGGACGCGGCGGCACGGTCGGCCGCGGTGGAGGGCCGAGCTACGACGCCATTCTGGCGCAGCCGCCGGGAGCGGTGAACGGATCGCTACGTATCACCGAACAAGGTGAGGTCATCGCCGCCAAGTACGCCGAACCGCAGATCGCGCACCGCAACCTCGAGACACTGGTGGCCGCCACCCTGGAGGCCACACTGCTCGACGTTGAAGGCCTCGGCGACGCAGCGGGGCCCGCCTATGAGGTGCTCGACGACCTCGCCGGACGTGCGCAACGGGCGTACGCCGAATTGGTCCACGAGACACCGGGTTTCGTCGACTACTTCAAGGCATCGACGCCGGTCAGCGAGATCGGCGCACTCAACATCGGCAGCCGGCCGTCGTCGCGCAAGCCCACGACCTCGATTTCCGACCTACGGGCGATTCCATGGGTGTTGGCATGGAGCCAATCGCGGGTCATGCTGCCCGGCTGGTACGGCACCGGTTCGGCGTTCGAGGAGTATGTGGGTGAGGGCCCGGAGAAGGAAGCTCGTGTCGAAGTCCTGCAGGACTTGTACCGGCGATGGCCGTTCTTCCGCACTGTGCTGTCGAACATGGCGCAGGTGTTGGCGAAGTCCGATCTGGGTTTGGCGGCCCGTTATTCCGAACTCGTCGACGACGAGGAGTTGCGGCGCCGGGTCTTCGACAAGATCGCGGCCGAGCACGCCCGCACGATCCGGATGCACAAGCTCATCACCGGCCAGGACGACCTGCTGGCGGACAACCCCGCGCTGGCACGTTCGGTGTTCAACCGCTTCCCGTACCTGGAACCGTTGAACCACCTTCAGGTCGAGCTGTTGCGCCGCTACCGTTCCGGCGACGACGACGAACTCGTCCAGCGGGGGATCCTTCTCACGATGAGCGGGTTGGCCACCGCACTGCGCAACAGCGGATAG
- the secG gene encoding preprotein translocase subunit SecG → MELALQITLVVTSVLVVLLVLLHRAKGGGLSTLFGGGVQSSLSGSTVVEKNLDRLTLFVTGIWLVSIVGVALLIKYS, encoded by the coding sequence ATGGAATTGGCCCTGCAGATAACCCTGGTGGTGACCAGCGTCCTGGTCGTGCTGCTGGTGCTGCTTCACCGCGCCAAGGGCGGCGGCCTGTCCACGCTGTTCGGCGGTGGCGTCCAGTCCAGCCTGTCGGGGTCGACGGTGGTGGAGAAGAACCTAGACCGGTTGACGCTGTTCGTCACCGGAATCTGGCTGGTCTCGATCGTCGGCGTGGCGCTGCTGATCAAGTACAGCTGA
- the tpiA gene encoding triose-phosphate isomerase, whose amino-acid sequence MSRKPLIAGNWKMNLNHFEAIALVQKIAFALPAKYFDKVDVTVIPPFTDLRSVQTLVDGDKLLLTYGAQDLSEHDSGAYTGDVSGAFLAKLGCTFVVVGHSERRTYHHEDDAIVAAKAAAAFRHGLVPIICIGEQLEVREAGNHVEHNVESLRGSLAGLSAEQIGQAVIAYEPVWAIGTGRVASAADAQEVCKAIRDELGKLATPQLAAGVRVLYGGSVNAKNVGEIVAQEDVDGALVGGASLDGEQFATLAAIAAGGPLP is encoded by the coding sequence GTGAGCCGCAAACCGCTGATCGCCGGCAACTGGAAGATGAACCTCAACCACTTCGAGGCGATCGCGCTGGTGCAGAAGATCGCATTCGCGTTGCCGGCGAAGTACTTCGACAAGGTCGACGTCACGGTGATTCCGCCGTTCACGGATCTGCGCAGTGTGCAGACCCTGGTCGACGGCGACAAGCTGTTGCTGACCTACGGCGCGCAGGATCTCTCCGAGCACGACTCCGGCGCCTACACCGGCGACGTCAGCGGCGCGTTCCTGGCCAAGCTGGGCTGCACCTTCGTGGTCGTCGGCCACTCCGAGCGGCGCACCTATCACCACGAGGACGACGCGATAGTGGCCGCCAAGGCGGCTGCCGCCTTCCGCCACGGGCTCGTGCCGATCATCTGCATCGGTGAGCAGCTCGAGGTCCGCGAGGCCGGCAACCACGTCGAACACAACGTCGAGTCGCTGCGCGGCTCGCTGGCCGGCCTCTCGGCCGAGCAGATCGGTCAGGCCGTGATCGCCTACGAGCCGGTGTGGGCGATCGGAACCGGCCGGGTCGCCAGCGCCGCCGACGCGCAGGAAGTCTGCAAGGCGATCCGCGACGAGCTGGGCAAACTGGCCACGCCGCAGCTGGCGGCCGGCGTCCGGGTGCTGTACGGCGGGTCGGTGAACGCGAAGAACGTCGGCGAAATCGTCGCACAGGAGGACGTCGACGGGGCGCTCGTCGGCGGGGCGTCGCTGGACGGTGAGCAGTTCGCCACGTTGGCGGCCATTGCGGCCGGCGGGCCCCTGCCCTAG
- a CDS encoding phosphoglycerate kinase produces the protein MAIRTLEDLLAEGVSGRGVLVRSDLNVPLDDDGDITDPGRITASVPTLKALSDAGAKVVVTAHLGRPKGGPDPKYSLAPVAKALGEQLGRHVQLAGDVVGTDALARAEGLTEGDILLLENVRFDARETSKDDAERLALAKALVELVGDDGAFVSDGFGVLHRKQASVYDVATLLPHYAGTLVAAEVNVLEQLTSSTDRPYAVVLGGSKVSDKLAVIESLAEKADSLLIGGGMCFTFLASQGVSVGTSLLEEGMIETCRKLLDTYADVIHVPVDIVVADKFAADATAEIVAADRIPEDKMGLDIGPGSIERFTTLLSNAKTVFWNGPMGVFEFPAFAAGTKGVAEAIISATDKGAFSVVGGGDSAAAVRQLGLAEDGFSHISTGGGASLEYLEGKKLPGIAVLED, from the coding sequence GTGGCGATCAGGACGCTCGAAGACCTTCTGGCAGAGGGTGTTTCGGGGCGGGGCGTGCTGGTCCGGTCGGACCTCAACGTCCCGCTCGACGACGACGGCGACATCACCGACCCCGGACGGATCACCGCCTCGGTGCCGACGTTGAAGGCGCTCTCCGATGCGGGTGCCAAGGTCGTCGTCACCGCGCACCTCGGCCGTCCCAAGGGCGGCCCCGACCCGAAGTACTCGCTGGCGCCGGTCGCGAAGGCATTGGGCGAGCAGCTCGGTCGGCACGTGCAGTTGGCCGGTGACGTCGTCGGAACCGACGCACTGGCCCGTGCCGAGGGACTGACCGAAGGCGACATCCTGCTGCTGGAGAACGTCCGTTTCGACGCGCGCGAGACCAGCAAGGACGACGCCGAGCGGTTGGCGCTGGCCAAGGCATTGGTCGAACTCGTCGGCGATGACGGCGCTTTCGTCTCTGATGGTTTCGGCGTGCTGCACCGCAAGCAGGCGTCGGTGTACGACGTCGCGACGTTGCTGCCGCACTATGCGGGCACGCTGGTGGCCGCCGAGGTGAATGTGCTCGAGCAGCTGACCAGCTCGACGGACCGGCCGTACGCCGTGGTGCTGGGCGGATCGAAGGTGTCCGACAAACTCGCGGTCATCGAATCGCTCGCCGAGAAGGCCGACAGCCTGCTCATCGGTGGCGGAATGTGCTTCACCTTCCTTGCGTCGCAAGGTGTTTCGGTCGGTACCTCGCTGCTGGAAGAGGGCATGATCGAGACGTGCCGCAAATTGTTGGACACCTACGCCGACGTGATCCATGTGCCGGTCGACATCGTGGTGGCCGACAAGTTCGCGGCCGACGCCACCGCTGAGATCGTCGCCGCCGACCGGATTCCGGAAGACAAGATGGGCCTCGACATCGGCCCCGGCTCGATCGAGCGGTTCACCACGCTGCTGTCCAACGCCAAGACCGTCTTCTGGAACGGTCCGATGGGGGTCTTCGAGTTCCCGGCGTTCGCCGCAGGCACCAAGGGCGTCGCCGAGGCGATCATCTCCGCGACCGATAAGGGCGCGTTCAGCGTCGTCGGCGGCGGGGACTCGGCGGCCGCGGTGCGTCAACTCGGTCTTGCCGAGGACGGTTTCTCCCACATTTCCACCGGCGGCGGGGCGTCGCTGGAATACCTTGAGGGCAAGAAACTGCCCGGCATCGCTGTTTTAGAAGACTGA
- the gap gene encoding type I glyceraldehyde-3-phosphate dehydrogenase, producing the protein MTIRVGVNGFGRIGRNFYRALEAQKAEGKSTDIEVVAVNDLTDNASLAHLLRFDSILGRFPKEISLEGDDTIVIGDQKIKALAVKEGPAALPWGDLGVDVVVESTGIFTKRDKAQGHLDAGAKKVIISAPASDEDITIVLGVNDDKYDGSQKIISNASCTTNCLGPLAKVLNDEFGIVKGLMTTIHAYTQDQNLQDGPHKDLRRARAAAINIVPTSTGAAKAIGLVLPELKGKLDGYALRVPIPTGSVTDLTAELSKTATVDEINAAFKAAAEGPLKGILKYYDAPIVSSDIVTDPHSSLYDAGLTKVIDNQAKVVSWYDNEWGYSNRLVDLVALVGKSL; encoded by the coding sequence GTGACCATCCGGGTAGGCGTTAACGGCTTCGGCCGCATCGGGCGCAACTTCTACCGGGCGCTCGAGGCGCAGAAAGCCGAAGGCAAGAGCACCGACATCGAGGTCGTCGCCGTCAACGACCTCACCGACAACGCCTCGCTGGCGCACCTTTTGCGCTTCGACTCGATCCTCGGCCGGTTCCCGAAGGAGATCAGCCTCGAGGGCGACGACACCATCGTCATCGGCGATCAGAAGATCAAGGCGTTGGCGGTCAAAGAGGGACCGGCGGCGCTGCCCTGGGGCGATCTCGGGGTCGATGTCGTAGTTGAATCAACGGGAATCTTCACCAAGCGCGACAAGGCGCAAGGCCATCTCGATGCGGGCGCCAAGAAGGTCATCATCTCCGCGCCGGCCAGCGACGAGGACATCACGATCGTGCTGGGCGTTAACGACGACAAGTACGACGGCAGCCAGAAAATCATCTCCAACGCGTCCTGCACCACGAACTGCCTCGGCCCGCTGGCCAAGGTCCTCAACGACGAGTTCGGCATCGTCAAGGGCCTGATGACCACCATCCACGCCTACACCCAGGACCAGAACCTGCAGGACGGCCCGCACAAGGACCTGCGCCGGGCGCGCGCGGCGGCCATCAACATCGTCCCCACCTCGACCGGCGCCGCCAAGGCCATCGGACTGGTGCTGCCCGAACTGAAGGGCAAGCTCGACGGCTACGCGCTGCGGGTGCCGATCCCCACTGGGTCGGTGACCGACCTGACCGCCGAGCTGTCCAAGACGGCCACCGTCGACGAGATCAACGCCGCGTTCAAGGCCGCGGCGGAAGGTCCGCTCAAGGGCATCCTCAAGTACTACGACGCGCCGATCGTGTCCAGCGACATCGTCACCGACCCGCACAGCTCGCTCTATGACGCGGGGCTGACCAAGGTCATCGACAACCAGGCCAAGGTCGTGTCGTGGTACGACAACGAGTGGGGTTACTCGAACCGCCTGGTCGACCTCGTCGCGCTGGTCGGCAAGTCGCTGTAG
- a CDS encoding ABC transporter substrate-binding protein, protein METLRAALGIADPPFAGDDGGLDVDLMHALGEHLGVTVEFVGQGPACDCVTGTTVTSETDTLPPYVISGQALAVDTRRLPKVRSVDDLEGLTIAVQRGATGQSIAERLVADGKAAAVSDYDSIASALTDLGIGACDAVIAIAPVLTALARALPAVDVVQRGITVEHIAIAVPDDQALLGRLTVAQAELEADGTLQRIRREWLGNPYADQSLAVH, encoded by the coding sequence ATGGAGACGTTGCGCGCCGCGTTAGGCATTGCCGATCCGCCGTTCGCAGGCGACGACGGGGGCCTCGACGTCGACCTGATGCACGCGCTGGGCGAACACCTCGGTGTGACAGTCGAATTCGTGGGCCAGGGGCCGGCCTGCGACTGCGTCACCGGCACCACCGTCACCTCGGAAACGGACACGCTTCCGCCCTACGTCATCAGCGGCCAGGCGCTGGCCGTCGACACCCGGCGGCTGCCCAAGGTGCGCAGCGTCGACGACCTCGAAGGGCTGACAATCGCCGTGCAGCGCGGCGCCACCGGCCAGTCGATCGCCGAACGTTTGGTCGCCGACGGCAAGGCCGCCGCCGTCAGTGATTACGACTCCATCGCTTCGGCGCTGACCGACCTCGGCATCGGCGCGTGCGACGCGGTCATCGCGATTGCCCCCGTCCTCACCGCACTGGCCAGGGCGCTGCCCGCAGTCGACGTCGTCCAGCGCGGCATCACGGTGGAGCACATCGCGATCGCCGTCCCGGATGACCAGGCGTTACTCGGCCGGTTGACCGTGGCACAGGCCGAGTTGGAAGCCGACGGCACGCTGCAACGAATTCGCCGCGAATGGCTGGGCAACCCGTACGCGGACCAGAGCCTGGCCGTGCACTGA
- the whiA gene encoding DNA-binding protein WhiA — protein MTAEVKDELSRLIVNSVSARRAEVASLLRFAGGLHIVSGRVIVEAEVDLGIIARRLRKDIYDLYGYNAAVHVLSASGIRKSTRYVVRVANDGEALARQTGLLDLRGRPVRGLPAQVVGGSVADSEAAWRGAFLAHGSLTEPGRSSALEVSCPGPEAALALVGAARRLGVSAKAREVRGTDRVVVRDGEAIGALLTRMGAQDTRLTWEERRMRREVRATANRLANFDDANLRRSARAAVAAAARVERALEILGDTVPDHLAAAGKLRVEHRQASLEELGRLADPQMTKDAVAGRIRRLLSMADRKAKQDGIPDTESAVTPDLLEDA, from the coding sequence ATGACAGCCGAGGTCAAAGACGAGTTGAGCCGGCTGATCGTCAATTCGGTCAGCGCTCGCCGCGCCGAGGTGGCCTCCCTGCTGCGCTTCGCCGGCGGTCTGCACATCGTCTCGGGGCGGGTGATCGTCGAGGCGGAGGTCGACCTGGGCATCATCGCCAGGCGGCTTCGCAAGGACATCTACGACCTGTACGGCTACAACGCGGCGGTGCACGTGCTGTCGGCCAGCGGCATCCGCAAGAGCACCCGGTATGTGGTTCGGGTGGCGAACGACGGTGAGGCGCTGGCCCGTCAGACGGGTCTGCTCGACCTGCGCGGCCGACCCGTTCGCGGGTTACCCGCCCAGGTCGTCGGCGGCAGCGTCGCCGACTCCGAAGCCGCCTGGCGGGGAGCGTTTTTGGCGCACGGGTCACTCACCGAGCCGGGCCGGTCCTCGGCGCTGGAAGTCAGTTGCCCGGGCCCGGAGGCGGCATTGGCACTCGTCGGCGCGGCCCGCCGGTTGGGGGTCAGCGCGAAGGCCCGCGAGGTGCGCGGGACCGACCGCGTGGTGGTGCGCGACGGCGAGGCGATCGGCGCGTTGCTGACCCGGATGGGCGCGCAGGACACCAGGCTGACGTGGGAAGAGCGCCGGATGCGCCGCGAGGTGCGCGCGACAGCGAACCGGCTGGCGAACTTCGACGACGCGAACCTTCGTCGCTCGGCTCGAGCGGCCGTCGCGGCCGCGGCGCGGGTGGAGCGGGCGCTGGAGATCCTCGGCGACACGGTGCCTGACCACCTGGCAGCGGCGGGCAAGCTGCGCGTCGAGCACCGGCAAGCGTCGCTGGAGGAGCTGGGCCGGTTGGCCGATCCGCAAATGACGAAAGACGCTGTGGCGGGGCGTATTCGGCGATTGCTGTCGATGGCCGATCGCAAGGCCAAACAAGACGGCATCCCCGACACCGAGTCGGCCGTCACGCCGGACCTGCTCGAAGACGCTTAG
- the yvcK gene encoding uridine diphosphate-N-acetylglucosamine-binding protein YvcK, protein MSPRIVALGGGHGLYATLSAARRLTPHVTAIVTVADDGGSSGRLRNELDVVPPGDLRMALAALASDSPHGRLWATIFQHRFGGSGALAGHPIGNLLLAGLSEVLADPVAALDELGRILGVKGRVLPMCPVGLGIEADVAGLEADPRMSRVISGQVAIATTVGKVRRVRLLPGDPPATRQAVDAIMAADLVVLGPGSWFTSVIPHVLVPDMLAALQATTARRALVLNLVAEPGETAGFSVERHIHVLSQHAPTFTVHDIIVDASRVPSDREREQLRRTATILDARVEFADVSRPGTPLHDPARLAAALDGVRLRGAAPPAPTVPTPTMNGPRGDDPWR, encoded by the coding sequence ATGAGCCCACGAATCGTTGCACTCGGCGGAGGACACGGGTTGTACGCCACGCTGTCGGCCGCTCGCAGGCTCACTCCGCACGTCACCGCGATCGTCACCGTTGCCGACGACGGCGGCTCATCGGGACGGCTGCGCAACGAACTCGACGTGGTACCACCCGGTGACCTCCGAATGGCGTTGGCGGCGTTGGCTTCCGACAGTCCCCACGGTCGGCTGTGGGCCACGATCTTCCAGCATCGCTTCGGCGGCAGCGGTGCGCTCGCCGGGCATCCGATCGGCAACCTTCTGCTGGCGGGGCTCAGCGAAGTCCTCGCCGATCCGGTCGCCGCGCTCGACGAGCTGGGTCGCATCCTGGGTGTCAAAGGCCGGGTATTACCGATGTGCCCCGTGGGGCTCGGTATCGAAGCCGACGTCGCCGGCCTCGAGGCCGATCCGCGGATGAGCCGGGTGATCAGCGGCCAGGTGGCAATCGCCACGACCGTCGGGAAGGTGCGTCGGGTGCGGCTGCTGCCGGGCGACCCGCCGGCCACCCGCCAGGCGGTCGACGCGATCATGGCCGCCGACCTGGTGGTGCTCGGTCCGGGCTCGTGGTTCACCAGCGTCATCCCGCATGTGCTGGTGCCCGACATGCTGGCGGCGCTGCAGGCGACCACCGCGCGCCGCGCACTGGTGCTCAACCTGGTGGCCGAGCCGGGGGAGACGGCCGGCTTCTCCGTCGAGCGGCACATCCACGTGCTGTCACAGCACGCGCCGACCTTCACCGTGCACGACATCATCGTCGACGCGAGCCGAGTGCCCAGTGACCGCGAACGCGAGCAATTGCGGCGCACCGCGACGATTCTCGATGCCCGAGTTGAGTTCGCTGACGTGTCCAGACCTGGTACACCTTTACATGACCCGGCGAGGTTGGCCGCGGCTCTGGACGGGGTGCGCCTGCGCGGCGCAGCACCACCGGCGCCGACCGTGCCGACGCCGACGATGAACGGACCGAGAGGTGACGACCCGTGGCGATGA